The Candidatus Tanganyikabacteria bacterium genomic interval GAGCGATCGTGACCCGGGCGCCGGCCAATCGGTAGCCGTGGGCCATCTCCTGCTCGCAATTGATGCCGTAGCCCGTAAGGACCAGGGCTCTGACGCGCTTGTCTACCATTGCGGTGTCTCCTGCCAGGCTCGCTTCATATCCGCGACGGATGCTTGGGCAAGCGTTGTTCCATCGACCGCCAGACGGACGGTCGGTTCTGCGACGGTGCGGCCCACGCAGGCCGCCGGGATGTCCGAAAGGAGCGCCTCGAACCGCTCGCGGTCGCCGGGCGCGATGGAAATGACCAGCCGGCCCGCGCTCTCCGAGAACAGAACGGCCTCCGGGGGAAGATCCTTGCACCCCGGCGCCTCGGCGAGATCGCCGGCGAAGCCTAATTCGCCTGCCAGGGCCGATTCGGCCAGGGCGACCGCCAGGCCGCCCTCGGACACGTCGTGGCACGACGCGACGAGGTGCTCGCAGATCGCGCGGTGGACTGCCGCGTACGCCCGCCGGGCGGCGGCGAAGTCGACGGTGGGCACCCGGCCGCCGGGTCTGCCCGCGAGCCGCGCCCACTCGGAGCCGCCGCGCTCGTCCCGCGTGGCGCCGACCACGTAGACGAGGTCGCCCGCCACCTTGAAATCCATCGTCACGGCGGAGCGTGCGTCGGGAACGACGCCGATGGCCGAGATCAGCAGCGTGGGGGCGATGGAGAGCTTCAGCGCGTCGGGAGCCGAGCCGGGGCCGAGTGGCGCGGGTGCCAGGCCCAGGTCGCCGGCCGGCCGACTGCCGTGGAAATCGTTCTTGACGCTGTCCTTGCCCGAAATCAGCGGCGAACCGAAGGCGACCGCCGCGTCCCGCAGGCCCTCGCAGGCCCGCACGAGGGCCCCCAGCTTGCGCTTGCCGTCAGGGTTGCGCTGCGGGTCGTACACGGCGTCGGGCCAGCAGAAGTTGTCGAGGATGGCCAGATGATCGGGATCGGCGCCCACGGACACCGCGTTGCGGAGCGCTTCGTCCACGGCGCAGCCCGCCATCCAGTAGGGGTCCAGATCGCCGTAGCGCGGCGCCAGGCCGCAGCTCACCGCGACCGCACGCTCGGCCGCCAGCAGCGGCCGCAGGACCGCGGCGTCGCCCGGGCCGTCGGCCTTGCGGCCCACCAGGGGTTTCACGACCGACCCACCCTGCACCTCGTGGTCGTACTGGCGCACGAGGCCTTCGCGGGAGCAGATGTTGAGCGAGGCCAGGAGCGCGAGCAGGGCCTGCGTCGCATCGCCAGAGATGGCTTGCTCGCCGGGCATGAGGCCGGCAGGGACGCCGGCCCCACTGGAGCCAGGATCGACGACGCCGGCCCCACTTGAGCCAGGATCGACGACGCCGGCCCCACTCGAGCCAGGATCGACGACGCCGGCCCCACCCGAGCCAGGATCGACGACGCCGGCCCCACCCGAGCGAGGATCGACGACGCCGGCGCCAATCGAGCCGGGATCGACGCCCGGCCACTCGGCTTCGAGCGTCCGCCGCGGCAACCCGCTCTCGTGCAACCAGTCCAGGTCCAGGCTGGCGATGAGTTGCCCGCGCCACGTGCACTCGAAGCGCCCGGACGCCGTGAAGACGCCGACCGCCGACACTTCCACGCCGCGCCGCGCCGCCAGCGCGGCCAGATCTTCCCAGCGCTCCGGCGGTACCGCAAGCGTCATGCGCTCCTGCGATTCGGAGACCAGGATCTCCCAGGGCTTCAAGCCGACGGCCTTCTGCGGGACGCGATCCAGGTGGATTTCGCACCCGCCCGAGAGCTGCGCCAGCTCGCCCACCGAACTCGACAAGCCGCCGGCCCCGTTGTCGGTGAGGGCGCGAAACAGCCCGCGCTCGCCCGCCTCGGCCACCAGGTCCAGCGCCCGCTTCTGCGTGATGGGATCGCCAATCTGCACGACCGACGCCGGCGTGTCCGCCGCGACGCCCTGCGAGCTGAACGTCGCGCCATGGATGCCGTCGCGGCCCACCCGGCCGCCCACCATCACGGCGAGATCGCCCGGATTGATTTCCTTCCGGTGCGCCGGGCGCCCCGCGATTTCCCGCGGCATGAGCCCGCCGGTGCCGCAGAAAACCAGCGGCCGGCCCACGAAGCGGGGTTCGAAGTACACGGCGCCGTTGACCGTGGGGATGCCGCTCTGGTTGCCGCCGTCCTCGACCCCCTTGCGCACGCCGGCCATGATGCGGGCCGGGTGCAGGACGCCCGCGGGGAGGGCGTGCGGCCACGCAGGCGGGCCGAAGCAGAACACGTCGGTGTTGAAGAGCAGGCGGCAGCCCAGGCCCGTCCCGGCCGGATCGCGGTTGACGCCGACGATGCCGGTCAGGGCGCCGCCGTACGGCTCCAGGGCGGACGGGCTGTTGTGCGTCTCGACCTTGAAGACCAGGTGGTGATCGTCGTCGAAGCGGATGACCCCCGCGTTGTCGGAAAAGACCGACACCAGCCAGTCGCGCTCCTTGCGGATCTCCTCGGTCGCCCCGCGGATGAAGGTCCGGAAGAGGCCGTCCTCGATGACGCGTTCGCCGGCCGCGTCGCGGTAGCGGATGCGATCGTTGAACAGCTTGTGCTTGCAGTGCTCCGACCAGGTCTGCGCGATCGCCTCGAGCTCGAGGTCGGTCGCTCCGCGGGCCGGCAAGCCCGCGCTCGTCCGCCTGGCGACCACGGCGGGCCGCGAAAAGTACTCGCGCACGGCGCGCATCTCGGCCACCGACAGGGCGAGCAAGCCCTCCCGGCTGATGGCTTCCAGAGCCGCATCGTCGTCCGGCAGATCGACCTGCGTCACCAATCCCCCGAGAACCGTCTCGCCCACCGGCCCGGCCACCCCGACGTCGAAGCCCCAGGAGGGATCCGCCGGCGACCTGAAGCGCTCGACCAGGGGATTGCCGAGTTTCGAGCAGGCCGCATCCAGGAAAGCCGTGCCGCAAGCCGCGCGGAAGCGGTAGACCCGGGCCGAATGCACGGCCAGCGGTCGCCCCAGCGCCTCGGACAGGACCTCGGAGGCCACGTGGCCTTCGTTGTCGGTCACCCCGGGCCGGTAGCCGATCTCGACGGCCTCGCCGGCCGCCAGTTCGCCGACCGCGAACTCCTCGGCGATGGGATCGGAAAGGAACTCGGCCGCCACCCGGCGGGCCTCGTCCTGCGGCATGTCGCCGCCGAGGTAGTAGACCTTGCCCGCCGAGACGTCGGACTCGGCCAACCCCAGCAGCCGCGCCGCCTTGCGGCCTTGCGAATCGACAAGGCCGGCCTTGGTCTTGACCTCGATACGGGTCGGTTTGGGCTCGGACATCTGCGGGTACGTCATGCTGCCACGACCTCCCCCACGACGGCCAGATCCCCGCGCTCGCTCCGGATGCGATCGGCCACCTGCGGGGGGACCACCAGCACCATGCCGATGCCGAGGTTGAAGGTGCGCCGCATGTCGTCCTCGGGGATGTTGCCCTCGGACTGCAGGAAGCCGAAGATGGGCGGCACGTCCCACGCGCCGAAGTCGATGCGGGCGACCAGGCCCTCGGGAAGCACCCGTTGCACGTTGTCGAAGCCGCCGCCGGTGATGTGGGCGGCCGCGTGGATCTCGAAACGCTGGGCGAGCGAGAGCACCTCGGCCACGTAGATGCGAGTGGGCGCCAGGAGCGCCGTGCCGAGCGTGCCCGAGCCGAAGGGCCGGTCGAGCGCAAGGTCGGCGACGTGCAGCACCTTGCGGACGAGCGAATAGCCGTTGGAATGCGGTCCCGAGCTGGGGATGCCGAGCAGCACGTCGCCGGCCCGCACGTCCTTGCCTGTGAGGGTCTGCGTCCTTGCCACGACGCCCACGCCGAATCCCGCCAGGTCGAACTTGCCGGCCGGGTAGAAGCCGGGCATCTCGGCGGTCTCGCCGCCGAGCAGCACGCAGCCCGCCTCCTCGCACCCGGCCAGGATGCCCTTTACGACCTGCTCGGCCTGGTCGACGTCGAGTTTGCCCGTCGCGAAGTAGTCGAGGAAGAACAGCGGCCGCGCGCCGGTCGTGACGATGTCGTTGACGACCATCGCGACCAGGTCGATGCCGACCGTGTCGTACTTCTCGGCCTGGATGGCCAGTTCGAGCTTCGTGCCGACGCCGTCGGTGCTGGCGACCAGGAAGCGCTCCGAGTCGATCGGGTAGAGGCCCGAGAAGCCGCCGATGCCGGGGGCCAGCGCCTGGATGCGCCTTACGAGCTCGTCGCCGGCCGCGATGTCGACGCCCGAGAGCTTGTAGGTCAGCATCAGCGGGACGTCCTGATGTGGGTCGCTCCCGGAGCTAGCCCGGGAGTGGGCGGCTGGGCGGTACGGGAAGCAGGCATCGTGAGCAGGAAGTCCTCGCTCACCGTACGGAAGACAGGTTTCAGTCCCGTGGCTTCCAGGCTGCGGGCGCTTTCGTGGTACTTGCTCCCCGACCAGACCACGAGGCCGGCGCCGGCCTCGTAAAGCCGCCCCGTGAGGCGGACGGTCGTGACGGCGCTGGTGCGGCTGGTCTGCGAGATCGATGTGTAGCCCGACGTGGTGCTGGTGAGCACCGTCGCATGCGCGTAATCCGGCTCGAAGCGGCGCTCGAGGTTTGCCAGGCCCGTGACGTAGATGGCATCCACGCCAATGGCCTTACCGATGCGCGACACCAGCGCGCCGTCGGGATCCTGCCCGGCCCCCAGTTGCGTCCGGAGGTCCCGGAACGCCTCCTCGACGCCGCCCGCCCGCACGGCGGTCAGGAGCCGATTGCCGTCCACCACCACGAAGCGCTCCGCCAGGGCCTCGGCAGCCGCGTCGACCAGGATGCGATCGAGGCCGTGGCCGGGCCGGCCGGCCTCGGGAGCGTCGACCACCGCCACGCGCCGCAGCGCGCCGAAGTCGAAATCGCGGTCCACGCTGAAATCGACCCCCACCGGCCGCCTGGCGCAGCCGCCCCCGGTCTGCAGCCCGACTGCCAGCAGCAGCGGCGCTCCCAAGCGCAGCAAAGAACTTCTCATAACGCACAAAGCCGCAAGCGGCCTAGGCATTTTACCTCCGATCGCCGGTTTCCGCTCGATCGGCAAGCCGCGTGCGATAGCGGCCGAGCGGCATCTCGGAGGCCGCCAGGTAGCTGGCCCGGAGACCGATCAGCCGAAGTCTAGACGGTCGAACGCCAGTAGTTCGGAGCTTCCTTGGTGATCATCACGTCGTGAGCGTGGCTCTCGCGCATCGCGGCGCTGGAGACGCGGATGAACTGGGCGCGGGTCTTGAGCTCCTCGATGGTGCGCAACCCGCAGTACCCCATGCCCTTCCGCAGGCCGCCCAGCATCTGGTAGAGCAGATCCTTGACGGAACCGGAAAGCGGCACCATGCCCTCGACGCCCTCCGGCACCAGGGGGCCCGACCCGCCCTTGCCGTAGCGATCGTTGGTCTCGTTCTGCAGGGCGCCGATGGATCCCATGCCGCGGTAGACCTTGTACTGCCGCCCGCCCAGGAGGACCTCCTGCCCCGGGCTCTCGCGGGTGCGGGCCAGGAGGGAGCCCAGCATCACCGTGTCGGCGCCGGCCGCGATGGCCTTCGTGAGGTCGCCGGAGTACTGGATGCCGCCGTCGGCGATGACGGGGACGTCGTGAGGCTGGGCAACCGAGGCCACGGCTCGAACCGCCGAGATCTGCGGGACGCCGATGCCCGCCACGACACGAGTCGTGCAGATGGAACCGGGCCCTTGGCCCGTCTTGACGCCATCTGCGCCGTTTTCGATGAGGAACTCCGCCCCCTCCGCCGTCGAGATGTTGCCCGCGACGACGTCCAAGTGGGGAAACTCGGCCTTCAGGTCGCGCAGCGTCTGGCCTACGCTTCTGGTGTGGCCGTGCGCCGTGTCGATCACCAGGACGTCCACTCCGGCCTGGACCAGGCGCGCCGCCCGTTCGAGGGCTCCCGAGACGCCGACCGCGGCGCCTGCCAGGAGGCGGCCCTGCTTGTCCAGCGCCGCCTGCGGGTACTCGCCCTCGGCGAAGGTGTGGTCCTTGACCTGGCGGATCTGGTCGGCCTGCTGCTCGGGCGTCAGGTTGCGGTGGACGATGCCGATCCCGCCCAGCAGAGCGAGGTGGATGGCCATCTGCGCCTCGGTCACCGTGTCCATCGCCGAACTGACGATCGGCGCGTTCAGCCAGACGTTGCGCGAGAGGCGCGTGCGCAACTCGGCCTCGTGCGGGAGGAAATCGGAATAGCCCGGCAGCAGGAGGACATCCTCGAACGTGAGGCCCTCGGGAAACGAACTGATGTCGAAGCTCTTCATCGGTCTCCTACTCCCACTCGATCGTCGCCGGCGGCTTGCTGGAAATGTCGTAAACCACCCGGCCCACGCCCGGGACCTCGTTCGTGATGCGCGTGGCGACCCGCCGAAGCACGTCCCAGGGGAACGCGAAGGCATCGGCGGTCATGCCGTCCACGCTCTCGACCGAGCGCAACGCCACGACGTGGCCGTAGCTGCGGCCGTCCCCCTGCACGCCGACGCTGCGCACCGGCAGCAGGACGGCGAAGGCCTGCCAGATGGTCCGGTAGAGCCCGGCCTGCCGGATCTCGTCGAGGAAGATCGCGTCGACCTCTCGCAGGAGTTCGAGCCGATCGGGCGTCACTTCGCCGAGTACGCGGATCGCCAGGCCCGGCCCCGGGAACGGGTGGCGGTAGACCAGGTCTTCGGCGAGCCCGAGTTCCAGCCCCAGGGCACGCACTTCGTCCTTGAAGATCTCGCGGTTGGGCTCGATGAGGCGCCCCTGGTCGCGCTTGGCGCGCACCAGCGGCGTCCCCACGTTGTGGTGCGTCTTGATCACGGCCGCGTTCTGCCCGACGCCCAGGCCCGACTCGATGAGGTCCGTGTAGAGCGTGCCCTGCGCCAGGAAGACGTCGGCGTCCGCCAGCCCCAGGCGGGACAGTTCGGCCTGCTGCACCTCGATGAAGGTGTCGCCGATGATCTTGCGCTTGCGCTCGGGATCGGCGATCCCCGCCAGGCGCGAGAGGAACTGCGCGGAGGCATCCACGAAGGCCAGGTCGCCCACGCCCGCCTCCCGCAGGAAGCGCACCACGTCGGCGCTCTCGCCCTTGCGCATTAGGCCGCTGTCCACGTGGACGGCCAGCACTTGCTCGGGGGGCAGGGCGCGGGCCAGCAGGGCCGCGGTGACGGTCGAATCCACACCGCCCGACACGAGGACGCAGACGCGATTGTCGCCCACGGTGGCCCGGATCTCGGCCACGACGCGATCGAGATGATCGGCCATGGACCACGACGCCTCGCACCGGCAGACCTCGAACAGGAAATTGCGAAGCACCTGTGTCCCTTGCGGCGTGTGGGTGACTTCGGGATGGAACTGCAGGCCGAATACCGGGAGTGCGCGGTGCTGCACCGCGGCCGCGACGCCGTCGGCGGTGCGCGCCACCATGGCGAAATCCCCGGCGACCCGCTCCAGGCGGTCGCCGTGGCTCATCCACACCGCCTGCGTGTCCCCCATTCCCGCGAACAGCGGGCAACCGGCCGCGATCGCGACGTCCGCCCGGCCGTATTCGCGCCGGGTTCCCGGCACGACCAGGCCGGCGTGGAGGTGGTTGAGCAACTGCATCCCGTAGCAGATGCCCAGGACGGGTTTGCCGAGCTCCAGGACGCCTGGATCCAGGCCCAGCGCCCCCTCCTCGTGCACGCTCCCCGGCCCGCCCGACAGGATGATGCCGGCGATCGCCGGATCGGCCATTTCGGCGGCCGGGGAGGACGGAGGATAGATGCGCGAGAAGACGCCCAGTTCGCGGACGCGGCGGGCGATCAGCTGGGTGTACTGCGACCCGTAGTCGAGGATGGCGATGCATTGCGAGGCCGGCACGGAGGCCGGCCCCACCGGGGGCCCTCCCGACTGCGTGGCGGGCGCGGCGGTCAGTTCAGGCATCCATGCTCACCTTGGCGCTCACCACGGCGCGGGCCTCGCCGATGCGCGCCCGCTGGGCCGGCGAGACCGGCGTGGGGTAGCAGCCCGTGAAGCAGGCCGTGCAGAGCGGCAGGCCGGCCAGCGCCTCGTGGAGGTCCGCGACGCGCTGGTACTGGACGCTATCCAGGCCGAGATCCTCCGCGACGCGCCGCAGGGAATCCGTCCCGGACGCAACCAGCTCCGAGGTCACCGACATGTCCACGCCGTAGACGCAGGGGTGCTTGACGGCCGGGGCGGCCGACAGTATGTGCACCTCGGCGGCGCCGGCGTTGCGCAGCCTGGTGGCCAGGGCGCGGGCCGTGTTGCCGCGGACGATGGAGTCGTCGACGACCGCCAGGCGCTTGCCGGCCAGCACGCTGCGCGAGAGGTGGAACTTGAGGCCCACCGCCCCGAGCCGCGCCGTCTGGTTGGGCGCGATGAAGGAGCGATGGGAGTAATGGTTCTTGCGGATGCCCTTGCGGTACGGGATGCCCGAGGACTCGGCGAAGGCCATCGCCACGTCCTCCGCGCTGGATGGCACGTCGCAGACCACGTCGGCGCAAGCCTTGTCGGGCCTTTCGGCGAAACGCGCCGCGAGCGCCTCGCCCAGGCGCTCCCGGGCGTCGGTCACGTAGCGGCCATCCAGGATGGACTCGGGGCGGGCCATGTAGATGTACTCGAAGACGCAGTGCGCCGGCTTGGGCGTGCGGAGTTGCGCCTCGTGCAACTCGCCCGCCGCGTCGACGTAGATGGCCTCCCCGGGCCGCACGTCCCGCACGATCTCGAAATCCAGCGCATCCAGTGCGACCGACTCGGAGGCGACGCACCATGCCTTGCCGCGTTTACCAAGTACCAGCGGCCGGATGCCCTGCGGATCCCGGAACGCCAGCTTGCCGTGGCGGGCCAGGATGGTCACGACGCTGTAAGCGCCCTCGACGACGTCCATCGTGCGGGCCACCGCGCGGAACACGTCGGCGGGCTCCAGGTGGCGTACGTCGTTCTGCGCGAGGCTGTCGGCCAGCACCTGCAGCAGGGCCTCCGAGTCCGACGACGAGTTGAGGTGCCAGGAGCCTCTCGCGAGATGCTCGCGCAACGAGTCGTGGTTGGTGAGGTTGCCGTTGTGGACGAGCGCCAGGCCGAACGGGAACGACAGCAAGAACGGCTGCACCTCGTCGGCCTCGCCGGTGCCCGCGGTCGCGTAGCGCACGTGCGCCAGGCCCATGTGGCCCCGCAACTCGCCTAGCCTGACGTCCTGGAAGACCTCCGAGAGCAGGCCGCGGCCGGTCTTGAGGAAGAACCGACGGTCCCAGGTGATCATGCCGGCGCCTTCCTGGCCCCGGTGCTGCAGGGCGAGGGCGCCCTTGTAGAGGTCGGCCGAGACGGGCACGACCGGGTCGAAGAGGCCGAGGATGCCGCACATGGCTAGGTCGCGACCCCGGCGCTCCCGGGGAGCCCGGCCGCGGCACCTGGCCCGATCACGCCGGCCAGGGCCCGGACGTACAGCTCGTGCTCGACCGCCAGGCCGCGTGCCTCGAGGCTCTCGAGGGTATCGCCCGGCAGTATCGCCACCGGCGCCTGCGCGATGATGTCCCCCGTGTCCATGCCTTCGTCGACGTAGTGCACCGTCACGCACGTCTCGGTCAGGCCCTCCCGCAGCGCCCACTCGTAGCCGCCGCCGCCCTTGTGGCGCCGCGTGTCGGCCGGGTGGATGTTGACGACGCGCCCGGGATACGCGCGCAGGAAATGGGGCGTCAGGAGCCGCATGTAGCCGGCCAGGGCGATCCAGTCGGGCCGCAGGGGCCGCAGCCAGGCCAGGATTGCTTCCTCATGCGCCTCGCGGCTAGAAAATGCGCGGTGGTCGCAGACGAAGACCGGCAGGCCGAAGCGCTCGGCCCGGGAGATCGCGCCGGCGCCAGGGTTGTTGCAGACCGCGCCCACGGCGCGCGCGGGCAGGCGGCCTTCCTCGCAGGCCGTGAGCAAGGCCGCGAGATTGGATCCGGAGCCGGACGCGAAAACGGCCAGACGCATTCCGGGCTACGCTTCCACCAGGGCCGCAACGCCGATGTCGTGGCGGTAGTGCGGGCCGCCGCGGCCGAAGTTGATCCGCGCCATCGCCTGGTAGGCTCGCGACTGCGCCTCGGCAAGGTCGGCGCCCTCGGCCGTCACGCCCAGGACGCGCCCGCCGCGGGTCAGGAAGCCCCGCCGCTCGCAAAGCCGGGTCCCGGCGTGGAAGACCGTGACGCCCTCCACGACCACCGCCTCTTCCAGGCCCTCGATGGTGTCGTCGCTCTCGTAACTCTCGGGATAGCCCGGCGCCGCCGCCACCACGCACACCCGCACGGTGCCGTCGTGGTCGACGGGGACCTCGGCCAGGCGGCCGGTCGCCGCGGCAAGCAAGACGTCGCGAAGGTTGGCGACGCCCGGCAGCACGACCTGCGCCTCGGGATCGCCGAAGCGGCAGTTGAACTCCAGCACCCGCGGGCCTTCCGCCGTGAGGATCAGCCCGGCGTAGAGGACGCCGCGGTAAGCGAGACCCTCGGCCGCCAGGCCCGCGAGCGTGGGCTCCACGATCTCGGCCGCGATCCGCGCCAGCATGTCGGCAGAGACGACGGGCGTCGGGCACACCGCGCCCATGCCGCCCGTGTTGGGTCCGCGATGGCCGTCGTACAGGGCCTTGTGGTCCTGCGCCGGGGGCAGCAGGCGGTAGGTCTGGCCGTCCACGATCGCCAGGACCGTGCACTCGGGCCCTACCAGGCGTTCCTCGACGAGCAGCGTCCCGCCGGCCTCCCCGACGACCTTCCGCTCC includes:
- a CDS encoding phosphoribosylformylglycinamidine synthase — protein: MTYPQMSEPKPTRIEVKTKAGLVDSQGRKAARLLGLAESDVSAGKVYYLGGDMPQDEARRVAAEFLSDPIAEEFAVGELAAGEAVEIGYRPGVTDNEGHVASEVLSEALGRPLAVHSARVYRFRAACGTAFLDAACSKLGNPLVERFRSPADPSWGFDVGVAGPVGETVLGGLVTQVDLPDDDAALEAISREGLLALSVAEMRAVREYFSRPAVVARRTSAGLPARGATDLELEAIAQTWSEHCKHKLFNDRIRYRDAAGERVIEDGLFRTFIRGATEEIRKERDWLVSVFSDNAGVIRFDDDHHLVFKVETHNSPSALEPYGGALTGIVGVNRDPAGTGLGCRLLFNTDVFCFGPPAWPHALPAGVLHPARIMAGVRKGVEDGGNQSGIPTVNGAVYFEPRFVGRPLVFCGTGGLMPREIAGRPAHRKEINPGDLAVMVGGRVGRDGIHGATFSSQGVAADTPASVVQIGDPITQKRALDLVAEAGERGLFRALTDNGAGGLSSSVGELAQLSGGCEIHLDRVPQKAVGLKPWEILVSESQERMTLAVPPERWEDLAALAARRGVEVSAVGVFTASGRFECTWRGQLIASLDLDWLHESGLPRRTLEAEWPGVDPGSIGAGVVDPRSGGAGVVDPGSGGAGVVDPGSSGAGVVDPGSSGAGVVDPGSSGAGVPAGLMPGEQAISGDATQALLALLASLNICSREGLVRQYDHEVQGGSVVKPLVGRKADGPGDAAVLRPLLAAERAVAVSCGLAPRYGDLDPYWMAGCAVDEALRNAVSVGADPDHLAILDNFCWPDAVYDPQRNPDGKRKLGALVRACEGLRDAAVAFGSPLISGKDSVKNDFHGSRPAGDLGLAPAPLGPGSAPDALKLSIAPTLLISAIGVVPDARSAVTMDFKVAGDLVYVVGATRDERGGSEWARLAGRPGGRVPTVDFAAARRAYAAVHRAICEHLVASCHDVSEGGLAVALAESALAGELGFAGDLAEAPGCKDLPPEAVLFSESAGRLVISIAPGDRERFEALLSDIPAACVGRTVAEPTVRLAVDGTTLAQASVADMKRAWQETPQW
- a CDS encoding phosphoribosylformylglycinamidine cyclo-ligase; translation: MMLTYKLSGVDIAAGDELVRRIQALAPGIGGFSGLYPIDSERFLVASTDGVGTKLELAIQAEKYDTVGIDLVAMVVNDIVTTGARPLFFLDYFATGKLDVDQAEQVVKGILAGCEEAGCVLLGGETAEMPGFYPAGKFDLAGFGVGVVARTQTLTGKDVRAGDVLLGIPSSGPHSNGYSLVRKVLHVADLALDRPFGSGTLGTALLAPTRIYVAEVLSLAQRFEIHAAAHITGGGFDNVQRVLPEGLVARIDFGAWDVPPIFGFLQSEGNIPEDDMRRTFNLGIGMVLVVPPQVADRIRSERGDLAVVGEVVAA
- a CDS encoding IMP dehydrogenase; protein product: MKSFDISSFPEGLTFEDVLLLPGYSDFLPHEAELRTRLSRNVWLNAPIVSSAMDTVTEAQMAIHLALLGGIGIVHRNLTPEQQADQIRQVKDHTFAEGEYPQAALDKQGRLLAGAAVGVSGALERAARLVQAGVDVLVIDTAHGHTRSVGQTLRDLKAEFPHLDVVAGNISTAEGAEFLIENGADGVKTGQGPGSICTTRVVAGIGVPQISAVRAVASVAQPHDVPVIADGGIQYSGDLTKAIAAGADTVMLGSLLARTRESPGQEVLLGGRQYKVYRGMGSIGALQNETNDRYGKGGSGPLVPEGVEGMVPLSGSVKDLLYQMLGGLRKGMGYCGLRTIEELKTRAQFIRVSSAAMRESHAHDVMITKEAPNYWRSTV
- the guaA gene encoding glutamine-hydrolyzing GMP synthase; the protein is MPELTAAPATQSGGPPVGPASVPASQCIAILDYGSQYTQLIARRVRELGVFSRIYPPSSPAAEMADPAIAGIILSGGPGSVHEEGALGLDPGVLELGKPVLGICYGMQLLNHLHAGLVVPGTRREYGRADVAIAAGCPLFAGMGDTQAVWMSHGDRLERVAGDFAMVARTADGVAAAVQHRALPVFGLQFHPEVTHTPQGTQVLRNFLFEVCRCEASWSMADHLDRVVAEIRATVGDNRVCVLVSGGVDSTVTAALLARALPPEQVLAVHVDSGLMRKGESADVVRFLREAGVGDLAFVDASAQFLSRLAGIADPERKRKIIGDTFIEVQQAELSRLGLADADVFLAQGTLYTDLIESGLGVGQNAAVIKTHHNVGTPLVRAKRDQGRLIEPNREIFKDEVRALGLELGLAEDLVYRHPFPGPGLAIRVLGEVTPDRLELLREVDAIFLDEIRQAGLYRTIWQAFAVLLPVRSVGVQGDGRSYGHVVALRSVESVDGMTADAFAFPWDVLRRVATRITNEVPGVGRVVYDISSKPPATIEWE
- the purF gene encoding amidophosphoribosyltransferase — translated: MCGILGLFDPVVPVSADLYKGALALQHRGQEGAGMITWDRRFFLKTGRGLLSEVFQDVRLGELRGHMGLAHVRYATAGTGEADEVQPFLLSFPFGLALVHNGNLTNHDSLREHLARGSWHLNSSSDSEALLQVLADSLAQNDVRHLEPADVFRAVARTMDVVEGAYSVVTILARHGKLAFRDPQGIRPLVLGKRGKAWCVASESVALDALDFEIVRDVRPGEAIYVDAAGELHEAQLRTPKPAHCVFEYIYMARPESILDGRYVTDARERLGEALAARFAERPDKACADVVCDVPSSAEDVAMAFAESSGIPYRKGIRKNHYSHRSFIAPNQTARLGAVGLKFHLSRSVLAGKRLAVVDDSIVRGNTARALATRLRNAGAAEVHILSAAPAVKHPCVYGVDMSVTSELVASGTDSLRRVAEDLGLDSVQYQRVADLHEALAGLPLCTACFTGCYPTPVSPAQRARIGEARAVVSAKVSMDA
- the purN gene encoding phosphoribosylglycinamide formyltransferase, encoding MRLAVFASGSGSNLAALLTACEEGRLPARAVGAVCNNPGAGAISRAERFGLPVFVCDHRAFSSREAHEEAILAWLRPLRPDWIALAGYMRLLTPHFLRAYPGRVVNIHPADTRRHKGGGGYEWALREGLTETCVTVHYVDEGMDTGDIIAQAPVAILPGDTLESLEARGLAVEHELYVRALAGVIGPGAAAGLPGSAGVAT
- the purD gene encoding phosphoribosylamine--glycine ligase gives rise to the protein MNILVLGGGGREHALAASLATQCDLETEVLYVAPGNAGTLECAENVNLPHEGPAIEAFCRRAGIDLVVVGPEAPLAAGLADHLTRAGIPVFGPTADCARLESSKLWAKAFMARHGVPTAAFQAFEHAAAARQYVEEAWTGAGMVIKADGLAGGKGVVVASTREQAIGAVFSLMERKVVGEAGGTLLVEERLVGPECTVLAIVDGQTYRLLPPAQDHKALYDGHRGPNTGGMGAVCPTPVVSADMLARIAAEIVEPTLAGLAAEGLAYRGVLYAGLILTAEGPRVLEFNCRFGDPEAQVVLPGVANLRDVLLAAATGRLAEVPVDHDGTVRVCVVAAAPGYPESYESDDTIEGLEEAVVVEGVTVFHAGTRLCERRGFLTRGGRVLGVTAEGADLAEAQSRAYQAMARINFGRGGPHYRHDIGVAALVEA